A portion of the Carya illinoinensis cultivar Pawnee chromosome 11, C.illinoinensisPawnee_v1, whole genome shotgun sequence genome contains these proteins:
- the LOC122281247 gene encoding cytochrome P450 71AP13-like encodes MTPVYNHILMLMKTLMASLQWLKESFQPFMLLFASIFLAVLLKFFFKQKSRKRSNLPPSPPKLPIIGNLHQLGNMPHLSLHKLAKKYGSIIFLKLGEIPTVVVSSARLAKEAMKTHDLALSSRPQIFSAKHLLYNCTDVAFSPYGAYWRHIRKICILELLSVRRVQSYSFVREEEVAPLVRRIAEFYPGTTDLSKILGLYANDVLCRVAFGRDFSGGGEYDQHGFQKMLEEFQELLGGFSLGDFFPSMEFLHSLTGMKSRLQDNFRRFDQLFDLFLTEHRDPKRETEEHKDLVDVLLDLQKNSYDEMPLTTDNIKAIILDMFAAGTDTTFITLDWGMTELIMNPKVMERAQAEVRSVVGDREVVLQSDLPQLHYIKAVIKEIFRLHPPAPVLVPRESMEDISIDGYNIPSKTRFFVNAWAIGRDPGSWENPNAFEPERFMDSTIDFKGQHFELIPFGAGRRICPAIAFGEATIELALAQLLHSFDWELPPGTTPKDLDMSEVFGITMHRIAHLIVNAKRRFPVGQNK; translated from the exons ATGACCCCAGTCTACAACCATATACTCATGCTTATGAAAACTCTCATGGCTTCTCTGCAATGGCTAAAGGAAAGCTTCCAACCCTTCATGTTGCTCTTTGCATCCATTTTCCTAGCAGTGTTGCTCAAGTTTTTCTTCAAGCAGAAGTCAAGGAAAAGATCCAACCTCCCACCAAGCCCTCCAAAGCTGCCCATCATTGGAAACCTTCACCAGCTGGGCAACATGcctcatctctctctccataAGCTAGCAAAGAAGTATGGTtcaataattttcttaaaacttgGTGAGATCCCAACAGTGGTAGTTTCATCGGCTCGACTGGCCAAGGAAGCCATGAAAACCCACGATCTTGCGCTGTCGAGTCGTCCACAAATCTTTTCAGCAAAACATCTGCTTTACAATTGCACCGACGTTGCCTTCTCCCCCTATGGTGCTTATTGGAGGCATATTCGAAAAATATGCATACTTGAACTACTTAGTGTCAGAAGAGTTCAATCATATAGCTTTGTTAGAGAAGAAGAAGTAGCTCCTTTGGTTCGTCGAATTGCAGAGTTCTATCCTGGCACCACCGATCTATCCAAGATCCTTGGACTATACGCAAATGATGTTCTTTGTCGGGTTGCATTCGGAAGGGATTTCTCGGGAGGAGGAGAATACGATCAGCATGGGTTTCAAAAGATGCTGGAGGAGTTTCAGGAATTGCTTGGAGGGTTTAGCCTTGGAGATTTCTTCCCTTCCATGGAATTTTTACACAGTTTAACAGGCATGAAATCCAGACTTCAAGATAATTTTCGACGCTTTGATCAACTTTTCGACTTGTTTTTGACTGAACATCGTGATCCCAAAAGAGAGACAGAGGAGCACAAGGACCTTGTGGATGTGTTACTCGATCTACAGAAGAATTCATATGATGAAATGCCACTTACCACAGACAACATAAAGGCTATCATCTTG GATATGTTTGCTGCTGGAACTGATACAACGTTCATCACCCTTGACTGGGGAATGACAGAGCTTATCATGAACCCAAAAGTCATGGAAAGAGCACAAGCCGAAGTACGAAGCGTCGTCGGAGATAGAGAAGTTGTTTTACAGAGTGATCTGCCCCAGTTGCACTACATTAAAGCTGTCATCAAAGAAATCTTTCGGTTGCATCCTCCTGCTCCAGTACTAGTTCCTAGAGAATCCATGGAAGATATTAGTATTGATGGCTACAATATTCCATCCAAAACACGGTTTTTCGTCAATGCCTGGGCAATAGGCAGAGACCCAGGATCCTGGGAAAATCCAAATGCATTTGAACCAGAAAGATTTATGGATAGCACCATCGACTTCAAGGGGCAGCATTTCGAGTTGATACCATTTGGCGCTGGACGAAGAATTTGCCCAGCTATCGCATTTGGAGAAGCAACTATAGAGCTCGCTCTGGCTCAACTTCTCCACAGCTTTGATTGGGAGCTACCTCCTGGCACTACACCTAAAGATCTGGATATGTCAGAAGTTTTCGGCATCACAATGCATAGGATAGCTCACCTAATCGTCAATGCCAAACGGCGCTTTCCAGTTGGACAAAACAAATGA
- the LOC122281248 gene encoding cytochrome P450 71AP13-like: MTPVYNHILMLMKTLMASLQWLKESFQPFMLLFASIFLAVLLKFFFKEKSRKRSNLPPSPPKLPIIGNLHQLGNMPHLSLHKLAKKYGSIIFLKLGEIPTVVVSSARLAKEVMKTNDLALSSRPQIFSAKHLLYNCTDVAFSPYGAYWRHIRKICILELLSVRRVQSYSFVREEEVARLVRRIAEFFPGTTDLSKILGRYANDVLCRVAFGRDFSGGGEYDQHGFQKMLEEFQELLGGFSLGDFFPSIEFLHSLTGMKSRLQDTFRRFDQLFDLFLTEHRDPKRETEEHKDLVDVLLDLQKNSYDEMPLTTDNIKAIILDMFAAGTDTTFITLDWGMTELIMNPKVMERAQAEVRSVVGDREVVLQSHLPQLHYIKAVIKEIFRLHPPAPVLLPRESMEDISIDGYNIPSKTRFFVNAWAIGRDPESWENPNAFEPQRFMDSTIDFKGQHFELIPFGAGRRICPAIAFGEATIELALAQLLHSFDWELPPGTTPKDLDKSEVFGISMHRIAHLIVIAKPRFPVGQNK; this comes from the exons ATGACCCCAGTCTACAACCATATACTCATGCTTATGAAAACTCTCATGGCTTCTCTGCAATGGCTAAAGGAAAGCTTCCAACCCTTCATGTTGCTCTTTGCATCCATTTTCCTAGCGGTGTTGCTCAAGTTTTTCTTCAAGGAGAAGTCAAGGAAAAGATCCAACCTCCCACCAAGCCCTCCAAAGCTGCCCATCATTGGAAACCTTCACCAGCTGGGCAACATGcctcatctctctctccataAGCTAGCAAAGAAGTATGGTtcaataattttcttaaaacttgGTGAGATCCCAACAGTGGTAGTTTCATCGGCTCGACTGGCCAAGGAAGTCATGAAAACCAATGATCTTGCGCTGTCGAGTCGTCCACAAATCTTTTCAGCAAAACATCTGCTTTACAATTGCACCGACGTTGCCTTCTCCCCCTATGGTGCTTATTGGAGGCATATTCGAAAAATATGCATACTTGAACTACTTAGTGTCAGAAGAGTTCAATCATATAGCTTTGTTAGAGAAGAAGAAGTAGCTCGTTTGGTTCGTCGAATTGCAGAGTTCTTTCCTGGCACCACCGATCTATCCAAGATCCTTGGACGATACGCAAATGATGTTCTTTGTCGGGTTGCATTTGGAAGGGATTTCTCGGGAGGAGGAGAATACGATCAGCATGGGTTTCAAAAGATGCTGGAGGAGTTTCAGGAATTGCTTGGAGGGTTTAGCCTTGGAGATTTCTTCCCTTCCATCGAATTTTTACACAGTTTAACAGGCATGAAATCCAGACTTCAAGATACTTTTCGACGCTTTGATCAACTTTTCGACTTGTTTTTGACTGAACATCGTGATCCCAAAAGAGAGACAGAGGAGCACAAGGACCTTGTGGATGTGTTACTCGATCTACAGAAGAATTCATATGATGAAATGCCACTTACCACAGACAACATAAAGGCTATCATCTTG GATATGTTTGCTGCTGGAACTGATACAACGTTCATCACCCTTGACTGGGGAATGACAGAGCTTATCATGAACCCAAAAGTCATGGAAAGAGCACAAGCCGAAGTACGAAGCGTCGTCGGAGATAGAGAAGTTGTTTTACAGAGTCATCTGCCCCAGTTGCACTACATTAAAGCTGTCATCAAAGAAATCTTTCGGCTGCATCCTCCTGCTCCAGTACTACTTCCTAGAGAATCCATGGAAGATATTAGTATTGATGGCTACAATATTCCATCCAAAACACGTTTTTTCGTCAATGCCTGGGCAATAGGCAGAGATCCAGAATCTTGGGAAAATCCAAATGCATTTGAACCACAAAGATTTATGGATAGCACCATCGACTTCAAGGGGCAGCATTTCGAGTTAATACCATTTGGCGCTGGACGAAGAATTTGCCCAGCTATCGCATTTGGAGAAGCAACTATAGAGCTCGCTCTGGCTCAACTTCTCCACAGCTTTGATTGGGAGCTACCTCCTGGCACTACACCTAAAGATCTGGATAAGTCAGAAGTTTTCGGCATCTCAATGCATAGGATAGCTCATCTAATCGTCATTGCCAAACCGCGCTTTCCAGTTGGACAAAACAAATGA